The Stygiolobus azoricus genome window below encodes:
- a CDS encoding 60S ribosomal export protein NMD3, protein MARFCVKCGRENVELIGPLCIDCYLETKELVDTPREIKGKICKICGSEWAEGRWIKHRDLTVSPVESVIYREMSKRIKLDPNIEEFNYSITNQYSDPNGHSFIDIEFKGRIKGKEFRVIKTISLKVDKVVCPDCIKKKSKYYEAIIQLRSKTEGSLSPEKKNVFESFFDREAIENLSDIAEGKEGVDYYFIKKSVARRIVSAFTSSVKDVKVIETYQDETIRNGKKFAKLVISVRI, encoded by the coding sequence ATGGCAAGGTTCTGCGTTAAATGCGGTAGGGAAAACGTTGAACTGATCGGTCCCCTCTGCATTGACTGTTATCTAGAAACCAAAGAACTTGTAGATACGCCGAGAGAGATTAAGGGAAAAATCTGCAAGATCTGCGGTTCGGAATGGGCTGAGGGTAGGTGGATTAAACACCGAGACTTAACAGTTTCTCCAGTGGAATCAGTAATATACAGAGAGATGAGCAAAAGAATAAAGCTCGATCCTAATATCGAGGAGTTTAACTACAGTATTACTAACCAGTATTCAGACCCTAACGGTCATTCCTTTATAGATATAGAATTTAAGGGAAGAATAAAGGGAAAAGAATTCAGAGTAATAAAGACTATAAGCCTTAAAGTGGATAAGGTAGTTTGCCCTGATTGTATAAAGAAGAAGTCAAAATATTATGAAGCAATTATTCAATTGAGAAGTAAAACTGAGGGAAGTTTATCACCTGAGAAGAAGAACGTTTTTGAGTCATTCTTTGATCGTGAGGCAATTGAAAACCTATCGGACATAGCTGAAGGTAAAGAAGGCGTAGACTATTATTTTATTAAGAAAAGCGTAGCGAGGAGAATTGTCTCAGCTTTTACTTCAAGTGTTAAAGACGTAAAAGTGATCGAGACATATCAAGATGAGACAATAAGAAACGGTAAAAAGTTTGCTAAGCTTGTGATTTCAGTAAGAATATGA
- a CDS encoding DUF424 domain-containing protein, with amino-acid sequence MRKVLLNVIREQGYVFVNVCEPELLGKIFKKGDISLEINKEFYAGEEVSLDYVFTLFDEANVVSLVGKDIVDEAIKRGYVAKEGVLEIEGVKFAQVYNM; translated from the coding sequence ATGAGGAAAGTTCTTTTAAACGTGATAAGGGAACAAGGTTATGTTTTTGTTAACGTATGTGAACCCGAACTATTGGGAAAAATATTCAAGAAAGGAGACATATCGCTAGAGATAAATAAGGAGTTTTATGCGGGGGAAGAAGTCAGCTTAGACTACGTTTTTACATTGTTCGATGAAGCTAACGTGGTGAGTTTGGTAGGTAAAGACATCGTAGATGAAGCTATAAAGAGAGGGTATGTTGCCAAGGAAGGAGTATTGGAAATAGAAGGAGTTAAATTCGCTCAAGTCTATAACATGTAA
- a CDS encoding translation initiation factor IF-2 subunit beta — MKVGGQALPSLMILQIGATTIIKNFAEYCDRIRRDNKICMRYLLKELGAPGSVNENGQLVIQGKFTSSVINALMDRFLRSYVQCSTCKSLDTVLKMDKKIWYISCLACGAQTPVKPI, encoded by the coding sequence ATGAAAGTGGGAGGACAGGCTCTACCTAGCTTAATGATCCTTCAAATCGGAGCTACTACTATTATTAAGAACTTTGCAGAGTACTGCGATAGGATCAGGAGGGATAATAAGATATGTATGAGGTACTTGCTCAAGGAGTTAGGTGCTCCAGGTTCAGTCAATGAAAACGGACAACTTGTAATTCAGGGTAAGTTCACTTCATCGGTGATAAACGCGTTGATGGACAGGTTTTTGAGGAGTTATGTGCAATGTAGCACTTGTAAGAGCTTAGACACTGTGTTGAAGATGGATAAGAAAATATGGTATATCTCTTGTCTCGCATGTGGAGCCCAAACACCGGTGAAACCCATATGA
- a CDS encoding tRNA (N(6)-L-threonylcarbamoyladenosine(37)-C(2))-methylthiotransferase, with product MMTLLRERGHEIVKELDEADTIILNTCAVRLETEERMKQRIKELKKLNKKLIVAGCFAGAEPAAVISLAPEASLIGPQSVEKVVEVVESDEKKIILEGEKPLITPKVFEGKIAIIPIADGCAGDCNFCITKLARRKLRSYPPHLIVSAVEEAVRKGAVEIELAAQDSAAYGLDLGGIKLSDLVNKVVDVEGDFMIRIGMMTPELAMRDLDGLIEVLKNKKVFKFVHLPVQSGDDNVLKLMNRKYTVEEYKELVREIRKKIPMVNITTDIIIGHPGEDEEAFKNTLELMKELKFERIHLAMYSIRPNTRSASMKQVPDQIKKIRMQIANKLYEELAYEIHNEYVGSVSKVITTELGRKGSVIGRTLNYIPVVIRDEVELGKWVEVEITEASFFDLRGRLVSLPVQATH from the coding sequence ATGATGACTTTACTGAGAGAGAGAGGCCACGAGATAGTGAAAGAACTTGATGAGGCAGACACAATTATCCTAAACACTTGTGCTGTTAGGCTAGAGACTGAGGAGAGAATGAAGCAGAGGATTAAGGAACTTAAAAAGCTGAACAAGAAGCTTATAGTAGCCGGGTGTTTTGCGGGGGCAGAACCAGCAGCTGTGATTTCATTAGCTCCAGAAGCGTCATTAATAGGTCCTCAGTCAGTCGAGAAGGTAGTAGAGGTAGTAGAGTCCGACGAGAAGAAGATAATTTTGGAGGGAGAAAAACCATTAATTACACCCAAGGTTTTCGAGGGTAAGATCGCTATAATTCCTATAGCTGACGGATGCGCTGGAGACTGTAACTTCTGTATAACTAAGTTGGCTAGAAGAAAATTGAGGAGTTACCCTCCACATCTCATAGTTAGTGCAGTAGAAGAGGCTGTAAGGAAAGGAGCAGTAGAGATAGAATTGGCAGCCCAAGATTCTGCTGCTTACGGCCTGGATTTAGGGGGAATTAAGCTCTCGGATTTGGTGAACAAAGTAGTAGACGTAGAAGGTGACTTTATGATAAGGATAGGTATGATGACTCCGGAGCTGGCAATGAGGGACTTAGACGGTTTAATAGAGGTCTTGAAAAACAAGAAGGTCTTTAAGTTCGTTCACTTGCCAGTGCAAAGCGGTGACGATAATGTATTAAAGTTAATGAATAGAAAGTACACAGTAGAAGAATACAAAGAGCTGGTGAGGGAGATTAGGAAGAAAATACCTATGGTTAATATAACTACGGACATTATAATTGGCCATCCTGGGGAAGATGAAGAGGCGTTTAAGAATACGTTAGAACTCATGAAAGAGTTAAAGTTTGAGAGGATTCATTTAGCAATGTACTCAATAAGACCTAATACAAGGAGTGCTTCAATGAAACAAGTCCCTGATCAAATTAAGAAGATCAGAATGCAAATTGCAAACAAACTTTATGAAGAATTAGCTTACGAGATACACAATGAGTACGTGGGGTCGGTATCTAAAGTTATCACTACGGAATTGGGCAGGAAAGGGTCTGTCATAGGTAGAACTTTAAACTATATTCCCGTGGTGATAAGGGATGAAGTTGAATTGGGTAAATGGGTAGAAGTAGAAATTACGGAAGCGTCCTTCTTTGACTTGCGAGGAAGGCTGGTGAGTCTACCTGTTCAAGCAACTCATTAA